The window CCGGGCTGAAAAGTTGTCCCACTCCGCCCCTGACACACAGCAAGTGGTAGCACACAAAATGTCAGTATTTTCCCAGAAGGCTGCACTGCTCTAAAAGCATAGAAAACATCAACATCAGCAGATTCTACAAAAGTGAAAGCATGACCCACATCCCCGCTTTGATCTGAATCCTTCCTTCATGCTAATTTCGACACTGAGGACCGGTTGGTATGTGTCTGTCATGGTGGCTTTAATGACAGCGTTCTCTTCCTTGTAAGTGAGACTGGGGCCATTAGCTCTACCTCTAATGAAcccttcctgctctctgtaatACATCCTGTCAAAAAGATGTTCATCacaatgtgtgttttcctcAAAGATTCCCACTGCGTACCAGTTTTGGTAAAAGTTGTAGTCATAAGGAACAGAGAACATGACAGCCATTTTCTTCTTGTTCTGCAGACTGTAGGTGAAGACAGCGACAGACCCGCAGGCTGTGTGAGGAGTCTTTGCAAACAGAGCACTGCCACCTTCAGAGGGACGGATTGTTGATGGCAAAGGAGTGTCGCAGTGCCCGCTGATGATGTGCTCCCTAGTCAAAGAAACCATTCACACAGACCATAACCTTTGAGAAACGCAGTTCAGACAGACACCAGCTTAGAAAGAGAGACTGAATCAGCAAACAGTTAGCCTATAGGACAAAGAATGAAAGCATGCTACAACTGCCAGCATCCATCATTTCCTTTAAGCACGAAGAAGAACAAAGGTTTATGCTAACCTTGGGTCAGACAGGGTGTAGCTGGTCTGATTCTTAATCTCAACGGTGCACTGGCGATGTGTCAAAGTCATGATGTCTGCAGAGGAGCAGCCAGATTCACATTAAAGATcaaaagacagaaacagctcCTGTTAGTAAGTAATGTAAAGATAAGATAAAGTGAGACTTACAACAATGCTGAGGCAAAGAAGAGTACAGAGCCTCGGTGAGGTGGtcctgcagcaacagcagctgttgtggAAGTGCCTTTGAGTTTCATTTTCGGTTTCTTAAATACATTTGATGCTGAAAGGACTCTCATCCTGACATCAGGGGGATTTCAGGATGAGAGTTCCCTGCTCCATATTTCTGATAAAATGACAGGCCAATATGGGAAATGGACTTAAGTCTTGAGTATGAACTGCAGTATGAACAtcgtgtttttcttttgttataaGAAATCTACAGGTTTTTGGCAGAAGTGAGACCCTTTTGTCAAAGGAAATATAACTTTGTTTGATCAGAGACTTATTTACACTGCTCAgttacatatacatacatacatacatatgctTGACTGGCACACCATGTGCAtgatgtacaaacacacagaagcaatATCAGGAGTCATTCAGTTTGACCTGTCATTGTTCAGAGGACGCAGACTAGGAGGAGGAACAGACTGAGTGAGTGGAGTGTTACCACCTCCATTGAATTTAGCTGTCACAGAAAAGTGGTAGCGTCCTCTGgtggcagaaaaagaaaaacgtATGAATTCTAATTTAAACAACACATGCACTACTTTGTCCAAGTCAGCAGTCATCAGGGAGGGTGGGCAATGGTATACATGCGGGAGGTAAGAAGTTCAGACTTCAAAACTTTTCCTGTAAATAACACAAGATATCAATCTTTCAACTGATAATTATTAATACTGAAGAAACAACAATCACAATATCAGTGGATTCAAATAGGATTTATCCTGATTCCAACTGGGAGGATTGATGGCAACAACGCTGTGTTGAAGCTAGGAGCCGCACGACCAGGTGATCAGATGGAAAGCAGGAAGCCAGCACCTCGAAGGAgcaagagagggggaggagagacaACAAGAGAGGGACAGAAACCACACTCTACTTCCCCCGACACGTAAGAGAGCTGAAAGAATTCAAGTGGTTCCTGCAGCAGTCAGACTTCCTGAAACGCTTCCCTTCCATCCCAAGGAGCCAGCTAGAGAATGCAGACCGGCTGGACACAGTGAACCTGATGGTGCAAACGTACAGCCGTCTGTGTGGGGACGTGGTCAGGAAGGTGttaaagaggatgaggaggaatgATCTGGTGATGAGTTTATCAAACAGGAGCTCAAAGCCCACAGGTGCACAGCAGCCCTTATATCAGAAACTGTACTGGAGTGAGCCAAAAAAGATCGACTTCTGATCTGTTGTCTCCCTGTCAAACaattaaaggtaaaaaaaaaatgaacatgcagagtgtgtgtgtgtttgttttttcttaaacaaaattatgtttttaaGAAGTGATGGAGACAATCAAGCACAAGccaaaatggctgcagctgattTATTGTGTCCCACATTGGACCTTATGAGTGAGAAtgaataaacaaagcacagcagtAGTTACAGTGAAGCAGAGAAAGGACTACAGGTTTAATGCTCTGACAGTTGTTATCATGCTTTTTGACCCTCTCAGTGGTTTAGAGCTCAGATGAGAATGACCAGAAGGTTATTGTTGTTATCAGCTGTACTCTTTAA of the Parambassis ranga chromosome 8, fParRan2.1, whole genome shotgun sequence genome contains:
- the LOC114440133 gene encoding DELTA-sagatoxin-Srs1a-like, which produces MTLTHRQCTVEIKNQTSYTLSDPREHIISGHCDTPLPSTIRPSEGGSALFAKTPHTACGSVAVFTYSLQNKKKMAVMFSVPYDYNFYQNWYAVGIFEENTHCDEHLFDRMYYREQEGFIRGRANGPSLTYKEENAVIKATMTDTYQPVLSVEISMKEGFRSKRGCGSCFHFCRIC